A region from the Geobacillus vulcani PSS1 genome encodes:
- a CDS encoding TrmH family RNA methyltransferase, whose product MEEREATSFLEQLRQEGLLTESMRPVWEMILPRRLKRMYEVLNERTRYITVLIEAVDDSHNQAAVLRTAEAFGVQDVHIVTGKAPFSPNRLVTRYADQWLTLHHKPDIKTAIADLKKQGYQVYASYLGEGTIPVSDIDLSQPTALLFGNEHSGVSEEALRLADGTFVIPMYGFVQSFNISVAAALALYDVTERARRQAGRHYYLLPREKKALYEQWMWQTLNPRIRKQLQQQGFTIQNDGGQPGSFQ is encoded by the coding sequence GTGGAGGAACGGGAAGCGACATCATTTTTGGAACAGCTGCGGCAAGAAGGGCTACTCACCGAATCGATGCGTCCGGTCTGGGAAATGATTTTGCCGAGGCGGTTGAAGCGAATGTATGAGGTTCTCAACGAGCGCACCCGCTATATTACCGTCTTGATCGAAGCGGTCGATGACTCGCATAATCAAGCAGCGGTGTTGCGGACAGCTGAAGCGTTTGGCGTTCAAGACGTTCATATTGTGACGGGAAAGGCGCCGTTTTCACCGAACCGGCTTGTAACGCGCTATGCCGATCAGTGGCTGACGCTTCACCATAAGCCAGATATCAAAACGGCCATTGCCGATTTAAAAAAGCAAGGGTATCAAGTGTATGCAAGCTATCTTGGTGAGGGGACGATTCCGGTTTCCGACATCGATCTATCTCAACCGACAGCGCTGTTGTTTGGCAACGAGCATAGCGGCGTGTCAGAAGAGGCGCTTCGCTTGGCGGACGGAACGTTTGTCATTCCGATGTACGGCTTTGTGCAAAGCTTTAACATTTCCGTCGCCGCCGCGTTGGCGCTCTATGATGTCACCGAGCGGGCGCGTCGCCAGGCCGGCCGACACTACTATTTATTGCCTAGGGAGAAAAAGGCGTTGTATGAACAATGGATGTGGCAAACGTTAAACCCACGCATTCGTAAACAGTTGCAGCAACAAGGATTTACAATACAAAATGATGGAGGACAGCCGGGCTCCTTTCAATAG
- the qoxA gene encoding cytochrome aa3 quinol oxidase subunit II, giving the protein MKRWRAVFILPFLFLLGGCVERTAVLNPQGPVARMQYDLIMWSVGFMLFIIVVVFTLFAVFLIRYREKPENAGYEPPDEEGNTLLEIIWTAIPILIVAALAVPTVKATFALEKPPTEKVKPITIHVTAANWKWIFSYPEENIETVNYVHIPAGVPVKFKLTSVGPMNSFWVPELGGQKYAMDGMETELILQADKPGSYMGRSANFSGEKFAHMEFEVVAQTGDDFRKWVNEVKQTAPKLDEKTYTQILKPGLVGRMTFSNTHLEWIDHAKQNSHHGNDHSMKNEGQSHEAMTESHHHGE; this is encoded by the coding sequence ATGAAACGGTGGCGCGCGGTGTTCATTTTACCGTTTTTGTTTTTGCTTGGCGGTTGTGTGGAGCGTACGGCCGTGCTCAATCCACAAGGGCCGGTGGCGCGCATGCAGTATGATTTGATCATGTGGTCGGTCGGCTTTATGTTGTTCATTATTGTGGTTGTCTTTACGTTATTTGCCGTTTTCCTCATTCGTTACCGCGAGAAGCCAGAAAATGCCGGCTATGAGCCGCCGGATGAGGAAGGGAACACGCTGCTTGAGATCATCTGGACGGCCATTCCGATTTTGATTGTCGCTGCACTCGCTGTTCCGACGGTGAAGGCGACGTTTGCCTTGGAAAAGCCGCCGACGGAGAAAGTGAAGCCGATCACGATTCATGTAACGGCGGCAAACTGGAAGTGGATTTTCAGCTATCCAGAAGAAAACATTGAAACAGTCAACTACGTCCATATTCCGGCCGGTGTGCCGGTCAAGTTTAAGCTGACTTCCGTGGGACCGATGAACTCGTTTTGGGTGCCGGAATTGGGCGGCCAAAAATACGCGATGGATGGCATGGAGACCGAGCTGATTTTGCAAGCGGACAAACCCGGTTCTTACATGGGGCGGAGCGCCAACTTTTCCGGGGAAAAGTTCGCCCATATGGAGTTTGAGGTCGTCGCGCAAACGGGAGATGACTTCCGCAAATGGGTGAATGAAGTGAAACAAACCGCCCCGAAGCTCGATGAGAAAACATATACGCAAATTTTAAAACCGGGGCTTGTTGGGCGGATGACGTTTTCGAACACCCACTTAGAATGGATCGATCATGCGAAACAGAACAGCCATCATGGGAATGATCACTCCATGAAAAATGAGGGCCAAAGTCATGAAGCGATGACCGAGAGCCATCACCATGGCGAGTAG
- the qoxB gene encoding cytochrome aa3 quinol oxidase subunit I, whose translation MKWSEFFVTGEPLIYAADVAIVLTMVGIVFVLTYFKKWKWLWDEWLTTVDHKKIGVMYIICAVLMLFRGGVDALLMRAQLTAPNMKFLDAQHYNEIFTTHGTIMILFMAMPFIIGLMNIVVPLQIGARDVAFPYLNALSFWLFFFGALLFNISFVIGGSPDAGWTAYFPLAGNEFSHGVGNNYYAVALQISGIGTLMTGINFLVTILKMRAPGMTLMRMPMFTWTILITCVLIIFAFPVLTVALALMTFDRVFGTQFFTMANGGMSMLWANLFWIWGHPEVYIVILPSFGIFSEVVSTFAQKRLFGYKAMVGSIVGIAFLSFIVWVHHFFTMGAGPAVNSAFSITTMAIAIPTGVKIFNWLFTIRKGKIRFTTAMLWSLAFIPNFVIGGVTGVMLAMAAADYQYHNSYFLIAHFHYVLIAGTVFACFAGLHYWYPKMFGHILNERLGKWTFWLFMIGFNVCFFPMYFLGLMGMTRRMYTYSAGLGWTPLNVVATVGAALMGIGFIVLCYNIYYSARYGERDMTGDPWNGRTLEWATASPPMHYNFPVTPVVEDIDAYWVMKKKYGGFHVKEEDLKPIHMPSNSGRPFWMSVAFFVAGFGLVFKWFALAIVGALFIVLGLILRSFEDDDGYYIPVDEIKRMEQAARKGA comes from the coding sequence ATGAAATGGAGTGAGTTTTTTGTCACCGGCGAGCCGCTCATTTATGCGGCCGATGTCGCCATCGTCTTGACGATGGTCGGCATTGTGTTCGTGTTAACCTATTTCAAAAAATGGAAATGGTTGTGGGATGAATGGCTTACGACCGTTGACCATAAAAAAATCGGCGTCATGTACATTATTTGCGCCGTGCTCATGCTGTTCCGCGGCGGCGTCGATGCGCTTTTGATGCGGGCGCAGCTGACCGCTCCGAATATGAAATTTCTTGATGCCCAGCACTATAATGAAATTTTCACGACGCACGGAACGATTATGATTTTGTTTATGGCGATGCCGTTCATCATCGGCTTGATGAACATTGTCGTTCCGCTGCAAATCGGGGCGCGCGACGTCGCGTTTCCGTATTTGAACGCGTTGAGTTTTTGGCTCTTTTTCTTCGGGGCGTTGCTGTTTAACATTTCATTCGTCATCGGTGGATCGCCGGATGCCGGATGGACGGCGTACTTCCCGTTGGCCGGGAACGAATTCAGCCATGGCGTCGGCAACAACTACTACGCCGTTGCCTTGCAAATTTCCGGGATCGGGACGCTGATGACCGGGATCAACTTCCTTGTCACGATTTTAAAAATGCGCGCGCCAGGCATGACGTTGATGCGCATGCCGATGTTTACGTGGACGATTCTCATTACGTGCGTGCTCATTATTTTCGCCTTTCCGGTATTGACGGTTGCTTTGGCATTAATGACATTCGATCGCGTATTTGGCACGCAGTTTTTCACGATGGCCAACGGCGGCATGTCGATGCTGTGGGCGAACTTGTTCTGGATTTGGGGCCACCCGGAAGTGTATATCGTTATTTTGCCATCGTTCGGCATTTTCTCCGAAGTCGTGAGCACTTTCGCTCAAAAGCGGTTGTTTGGCTATAAAGCGATGGTCGGTTCGATCGTCGGCATTGCGTTTTTAAGCTTTATCGTTTGGGTGCACCATTTCTTTACAATGGGCGCGGGGCCCGCAGTGAATTCGGCGTTCTCCATCACAACGATGGCGATCGCCATTCCGACCGGCGTGAAAATTTTCAACTGGCTGTTTACGATCCGTAAAGGAAAAATTCGTTTTACAACAGCGATGCTTTGGTCGCTGGCGTTCATTCCGAATTTTGTCATTGGTGGCGTGACAGGCGTGATGCTGGCGATGGCCGCGGCCGATTATCAATACCATAACAGCTATTTTCTCATCGCCCACTTCCATTACGTGTTGATCGCGGGGACGGTGTTCGCCTGCTTTGCCGGCTTGCACTACTGGTATCCGAAAATGTTTGGCCATATATTGAACGAGCGGCTCGGCAAATGGACGTTTTGGCTGTTTATGATCGGCTTTAACGTCTGTTTCTTCCCGATGTATTTCCTCGGGCTGATGGGAATGACGCGCCGCATGTACACGTACTCGGCTGGTCTCGGCTGGACGCCGCTGAACGTTGTGGCAACGGTTGGGGCGGCCTTGATGGGCATCGGATTTATCGTGCTTTGCTATAACATTTATTACAGCGCGCGCTACGGCGAGCGCGACATGACCGGCGACCCGTGGAACGGGCGGACGCTCGAGTGGGCGACGGCGTCGCCGCCCATGCATTACAACTTCCCGGTGACGCCGGTGGTGGAAGATATCGATGCATATTGGGTGATGAAGAAAAAATATGGCGGCTTCCACGTGAAAGAAGAAGACTTGAAGCCGATCCATATGCCAAGCAACTCAGGACGTCCGTTTTGGATGTCGGTGGCATTTTTCGTCGCCGGATTCGGCCTTGTGTTCAAATGGTTTGCGTTGGCCATTGTTGGCGCGTTGTTCATTGTGCTTGGGTTGATTCTCCGCTCGTTTGAAGACGATGATGGCTACTATATTCCGGTTGATGAGATTAAACGAATGGAGCAGGCGGCGCGAAAGGGGGCGTAA
- the qoxC gene encoding cytochrome aa3 quinol oxidase subunit III, with the protein MGEAAHRYDETLPLEYRTQESRLNILGFWIFLGAEVALFATLFATYLVLFQRTGSGPTAGELFEVKDVLIETLLLLTSSFTCGLAIFEMRRGRMSGLLAWLLVTLLLGAGFITFEIREFIHYVHEGATMQTSAFLSSFFVLVGTHGAHVSLGIGWMILIIIQLLQRGFTPKTARKVFMVSLYWHFLDVVWIFIFTLVYLLGMVI; encoded by the coding sequence ATGGGAGAAGCTGCACATCGCTATGATGAAACGCTGCCGCTGGAGTATCGGACACAAGAGAGTCGGTTGAACATATTGGGCTTTTGGATTTTCCTCGGGGCGGAAGTCGCGTTGTTTGCGACGCTGTTTGCGACGTATCTCGTCTTGTTTCAACGGACCGGCTCGGGACCGACGGCAGGCGAGTTGTTTGAGGTAAAAGACGTTTTGATTGAAACGCTGTTGCTTTTAACGAGCAGTTTTACGTGCGGGCTGGCCATTTTTGAAATGCGCCGCGGCCGCATGAGTGGGTTGCTTGCGTGGCTGCTTGTCACGCTGCTGCTTGGTGCGGGGTTCATCACATTTGAAATTCGTGAGTTCATCCATTACGTCCATGAAGGAGCGACGATGCAGACGAGCGCGTTTTTATCAAGCTTTTTCGTGCTCGTCGGCACGCACGGCGCCCACGTCAGTTTAGGAATTGGCTGGATGATCTTAATCATCATCCAGCTCCTCCAGCGCGGCTTTACGCCGAAAACAGCGCGGAAAGTGTTTATGGTCAGCTTGTACTGGCACTTTTTGGACGTCGTTTGGATTTTCATCTTCACGCTCGTCTATTTGTTAGGGATGGTGATCTAA
- the qoxD gene encoding cytochrome aa3 quinol oxidase subunit IV, which translates to MGANGHQESFPWKHIIGFLLSLVLTFAALWVALSSGLPLKAVIVIIVLFAVIQASLQLFMFMHVNESDSGRIQTFNMAYSFFIAVVVVAGSIWVMQFVL; encoded by the coding sequence ATGGGTGCGAACGGCCATCAAGAATCATTTCCGTGGAAACATATCATCGGGTTTTTGTTGTCGCTCGTCTTGACGTTTGCCGCGCTTTGGGTGGCGCTCTCGTCCGGGCTGCCGCTCAAGGCGGTCATTGTCATCATTGTGCTGTTTGCCGTCATCCAAGCCAGCTTGCAGCTGTTTATGTTCATGCACGTCAACGAAAGCGACAGCGGCCGCATTCAAACATTCAACATGGCGTACAGCTTCTTTATCGCGGTTGTCGTTGTCGCCGGTTCGATTTGGGTGATGCAGTTTGTGTTATAG
- a CDS encoding amino acid ABC transporter ATP-binding protein, giving the protein MIDVRQLKKSFGSLQVLKGIDVHIREGEVVVVIGPSGSGKSTFLRCLNLLEDFDEGEIIIDGINLKAKDTNLNKVREEVGMVFQRFNLFPHMTVLNNITLAPMKVRKWPREKAEAKAMELLAKVGLQDKAHAYPDSLSGGQAQRVAIARALAMEPKIMLFDEPTSALDPEMVGEVLSVMKQLANEGMTMVVVTHEMGFAREVGDRVLFMDGGYIVEEGKPEELFDRPQHERTKAFLSKVL; this is encoded by the coding sequence ATGATCGATGTACGCCAGCTGAAAAAATCGTTTGGTTCGCTTCAGGTATTGAAAGGAATCGACGTCCATATCCGCGAAGGAGAAGTCGTCGTTGTCATCGGCCCGTCGGGTTCGGGGAAATCGACGTTTTTGCGCTGCTTAAACCTCCTTGAGGATTTCGATGAAGGAGAAATTATCATTGACGGCATCAATTTGAAGGCCAAAGACACGAATTTAAATAAAGTGCGGGAAGAAGTCGGCATGGTGTTTCAACGCTTCAACTTGTTCCCGCATATGACGGTGCTCAACAACATTACGCTGGCGCCGATGAAAGTGCGCAAATGGCCGCGTGAAAAAGCGGAAGCGAAGGCAATGGAGCTGCTCGCCAAAGTCGGTTTGCAGGACAAAGCGCACGCCTACCCGGATTCCCTCTCTGGCGGACAGGCGCAGCGTGTCGCCATCGCCCGCGCGCTCGCCATGGAGCCGAAAATCATGTTGTTTGACGAGCCGACATCAGCGCTTGACCCGGAAATGGTCGGGGAAGTGCTCTCGGTCATGAAGCAGCTGGCCAATGAAGGGATGACGATGGTTGTCGTCACCCATGAAATGGGCTTTGCCCGCGAAGTCGGCGACCGCGTCTTGTTTATGGACGGCGGCTACATCGTCGAAGAAGGAAAGCCGGAAGAGTTGTTTGACCGCCCGCAGCACGAACGGACGAAAGCGTTTTTATCAAAAGTATTGTAA
- a CDS encoding amino acid ABC transporter permease, giving the protein MDFRFDIIIEYAPFFLRGLLLTIGVSIAAIISGLILGLIIGLGKMSTNRLIRLPFAWYINFFRGTPLVVQILLVHFGVMPIFFAQPSATVSLIVSLSLNSAAYVAEIFRAGIQSIDKGQMEAARSLGMTHAQAMRYIILPQALKRMIPPFANEFIVLIKDSSLGLVIAAPELMYWGRAAQGQYYRVWEPYLTVAFIYLLLTLSLSKLLHYLERKYSTQ; this is encoded by the coding sequence ATGGATTTCCGTTTCGATATCATTATAGAATATGCCCCGTTTTTCTTGCGCGGATTGTTGTTGACCATTGGTGTTTCGATCGCCGCCATTATTTCCGGTTTAATTCTCGGGTTGATCATCGGCCTTGGCAAAATGTCAACCAATCGACTCATCAGGTTGCCATTTGCATGGTACATTAACTTTTTCCGCGGCACGCCGCTTGTCGTGCAAATTTTACTCGTTCACTTCGGTGTCATGCCGATCTTTTTCGCCCAGCCAAGCGCAACCGTTTCACTGATCGTATCGCTTTCGCTCAATTCGGCGGCTTATGTGGCGGAAATTTTCCGCGCCGGCATCCAATCGATCGACAAGGGGCAAATGGAAGCCGCCCGCTCGCTCGGGATGACACACGCGCAAGCCATGCGCTACATCATTTTGCCGCAGGCGTTGAAGCGGATGATTCCGCCGTTTGCTAATGAATTTATTGTCTTGATCAAGGACTCTTCACTTGGACTGGTCATCGCTGCCCCAGAGCTGATGTATTGGGGAAGAGCGGCACAGGGGCAATATTACCGCGTCTGGGAACCGTATTTGACGGTCGCGTTTATTTATTTGTTGCTGACCCTCTCCCTCAGCAAACTCTTACACTATCTTGAAAGGAAGTATTCAACCCAATGA
- a CDS encoding basic amino acid ABC transporter substrate-binding protein, whose amino-acid sequence MLKLKMKKGLFVAVVAALMMALAACDGKSTETSSSSGGGEAKKKIIVGTDAAFAPFEYMDKGKIVGFDVDLLDAIMKEAGLDYELRNIGWDPLFAALQSKEIDMGISGITINDERKQTYDFSIPYFESTHMIMVKEGSPIQNALDLKGKTVGVQNGTTGQEAVEKLLGKENKNIKKFENTVVAIMDLLNGGVDAVVTDNAVANEYVKNNPDKKIKAIADPKNFQSEFYGLMFPKGSDLKPKIDEALKKVIDSGKYAEIYKKWFGTEPNIESLKQAQ is encoded by the coding sequence ATGCTTAAGCTTAAAATGAAAAAGGGTTTATTCGTGGCCGTTGTTGCCGCATTGATGATGGCGCTGGCCGCTTGCGACGGCAAATCAACGGAAACAAGCTCGTCATCGGGCGGTGGGGAAGCAAAGAAAAAAATCATCGTCGGAACGGACGCGGCGTTTGCTCCGTTCGAATATATGGATAAAGGAAAAATTGTCGGCTTCGACGTCGATCTTCTCGATGCCATTATGAAAGAAGCCGGTCTTGACTACGAGTTGCGAAACATTGGTTGGGATCCGCTGTTTGCAGCGTTGCAAAGCAAGGAGATCGACATGGGGATCTCGGGCATTACGATTAATGATGAACGCAAGCAAACCTATGACTTTTCCATTCCTTATTTTGAATCCACTCATATGATTATGGTTAAAGAAGGAAGCCCGATTCAAAACGCGCTTGACCTGAAAGGAAAAACAGTAGGTGTACAAAACGGCACCACAGGGCAGGAAGCCGTGGAAAAACTGCTTGGAAAAGAAAACAAAAATATCAAAAAGTTTGAAAACACGGTCGTCGCCATTATGGATTTGCTCAACGGCGGTGTTGATGCAGTGGTCACAGACAACGCGGTAGCCAACGAATACGTGAAAAACAATCCAGACAAAAAAATCAAAGCGATTGCTGACCCGAAAAACTTCCAATCTGAGTTTTATGGTCTCATGTTCCCGAAAGGAAGCGACTTGAAACCTAAAATCGACGAAGCATTGAAAAAAGTGATTGACAGCGGCAAATACGCGGAAATTTACAAAAAGTGGTTTGGTACTGAACCGAATATCGAAAGCTTGAAGCAAGCGCAATAA
- the putP gene encoding sodium/proline symporter PutP yields the protein MVLFSVIVYLVGMLWIGYWAYKRTSNLSDYMLGGRTLGPAVTALSAGASDMSGWLLMGLPGAMYVDGVSAAWIVIGLTLGAYANWLFVAPRLRVYTEVANDSITIPEFLENRFGDRTKLLRMVSGIVIMVFFTFYVSSGLVSGGVLFENSFGVSYHTGLWIVGGVVVAYTLFGGFLAVSWTDFVQGTIMFIALILVPVVTLFHTGGPVDTVDTIRDIDPNLLNLWKGTSFLGIISLFAWGLGYFGQPHIIVRFMAIKSVKEMKSARRIGMGWMIFSVVGAMLTGLFGIAYFSQRGMKLDDPETVFIQLGHILFHPIITGFLLAAILAAIMSTISSQLLVTSSSLTEDLYKVVFRRAASDKELVFVGRLSVLLVAVVATALAYTKNDTILNLVGYAWAGFGASFGPVILLSLCWRRMTKWGALAGMVAGALTVILWTQSAYLKGLLYEMIPGFAAGLAAIVIVSLLTKEPEGKVAEQFDRFKQLLS from the coding sequence ATGGTTTTATTTTCAGTCATTGTCTACTTAGTCGGCATGCTGTGGATCGGCTACTGGGCGTATAAACGGACGTCGAATCTGTCCGATTATATGCTTGGCGGCCGCACGCTCGGACCGGCGGTCACGGCGTTAAGTGCAGGAGCCTCTGACATGAGCGGATGGCTGTTGATGGGGCTGCCGGGAGCCATGTACGTGGACGGAGTGAGCGCTGCCTGGATCGTCATTGGCTTGACGCTTGGCGCTTATGCAAACTGGCTGTTCGTTGCGCCGCGTCTGCGCGTCTATACGGAAGTGGCGAACGATTCGATTACGATTCCAGAGTTTTTGGAAAACCGTTTCGGTGATCGAACGAAATTGTTGCGAATGGTATCAGGAATCGTGATCATGGTCTTTTTCACCTTTTATGTCTCATCCGGTCTTGTCTCGGGCGGCGTGCTGTTTGAAAATTCGTTTGGCGTCAGCTATCATACGGGCTTGTGGATTGTCGGCGGTGTTGTTGTTGCGTATACGTTGTTTGGCGGCTTTTTAGCGGTCAGCTGGACCGATTTTGTACAAGGAACGATTATGTTCATTGCATTGATTTTGGTGCCGGTGGTGACGCTGTTCCATACGGGCGGGCCTGTGGACACAGTTGACACCATTCGTGACATTGACCCGAATTTATTGAACTTGTGGAAAGGAACGAGCTTCCTCGGCATCATCTCGTTATTCGCTTGGGGGCTTGGGTATTTTGGCCAGCCGCACATTATCGTCCGCTTTATGGCGATCAAGTCGGTCAAAGAAATGAAAAGCGCCCGCCGCATCGGCATGGGGTGGATGATTTTCTCGGTTGTCGGGGCGATGTTGACGGGTCTTTTTGGAATCGCTTACTTTTCGCAGCGCGGTATGAAACTTGATGACCCGGAAACGGTATTTATTCAGCTTGGGCACATTTTGTTCCATCCGATTATTACTGGGTTTTTGCTGGCGGCGATTTTAGCCGCGATTATGAGCACCATTTCATCCCAGCTGCTCGTCACCTCGAGCTCGCTGACCGAAGACTTGTATAAAGTCGTGTTCCGCCGTGCGGCTTCGGATAAGGAGCTAGTCTTTGTCGGGCGCCTGTCTGTGCTTCTTGTCGCGGTCGTCGCGACGGCGCTGGCGTACACGAAAAACGACACGATTTTAAACTTGGTCGGCTATGCGTGGGCTGGATTTGGCGCATCGTTTGGCCCAGTTATTCTGTTGAGCTTATGCTGGCGGCGGATGACGAAATGGGGGGCGCTCGCCGGCATGGTCGCCGGGGCATTGACGGTTATTCTTTGGACGCAATCCGCCTACTTAAAAGGGCTGCTGTATGAAATGATCCCGGGTTTTGCGGCTGGCTTGGCAGCGATTGTCATCGTCAGCTTGCTGACGAAGGAGCCAGAAGGGAAAGTAGCGGAACAATTTGATCGATTCAAGCAGTTGTTGTCCTAA
- a CDS encoding carbon-nitrogen hydrolase family protein: MRVSAVQYHLHTIRSFDEFAEQVTHYVKTAQEFDAEFVLFPEFFTTQLLSIPVEGGRPATIDDLPDYTEKYTELFVSLAKDTGMYLIGGTHVIRQNGKLYNVAHLFTPDGTIHRQAKLHITPTEANEWNIAPGDGLRVFETDKATIAMLTCYDIEFPEIVRMARAKGADVLFCPSCTDDRHGFYRVRYCCHARAIENEVYVVTTGTVGALPTVDFMRANFGQAAVITPNDIPFPPGGILAAGEINDDMVITADLDLALLRKVREKGSVATWRDRRIDLYSDWNQVK, from the coding sequence ATGCGCGTATCCGCTGTCCAATATCATCTTCACACCATCCGCTCGTTTGACGAGTTTGCCGAGCAAGTGACGCATTACGTCAAAACGGCGCAAGAGTTTGACGCTGAGTTTGTGTTGTTTCCGGAATTTTTCACGACGCAATTGCTTTCCATTCCAGTTGAGGGCGGACGGCCAGCGACGATTGATGATTTGCCGGATTATACCGAAAAATACACCGAACTGTTTGTGTCGCTCGCCAAAGACACGGGCATGTACTTGATCGGCGGCACGCATGTCATCCGCCAAAACGGGAAGCTGTACAATGTCGCCCATTTGTTTACGCCAGACGGAACGATCCACCGCCAGGCAAAGCTGCACATCACCCCGACCGAGGCCAACGAATGGAACATCGCCCCCGGCGATGGACTTCGCGTCTTTGAAACGGACAAAGCGACGATCGCCATGTTGACGTGCTATGACATCGAGTTTCCGGAAATCGTCCGCATGGCGCGCGCCAAAGGGGCGGATGTCCTCTTCTGTCCGTCGTGCACCGACGACCGGCATGGGTTTTACCGCGTACGGTATTGCTGCCACGCGCGGGCCATCGAAAACGAAGTGTATGTCGTCACGACCGGTACGGTCGGAGCGCTTCCGACGGTCGATTTTATGCGCGCCAACTTCGGCCAAGCAGCCGTCATCACGCCCAACGACATCCCGTTCCCACCCGGCGGCATACTCGCGGCCGGCGAGATCAACGACGACATGGTCATTACGGCTGACCTTGATTTGGCGCTGCTTCGCAAAGTGCGGGAAAAAGGATCGGTCGCGACATGGCGCGACCGGCGCATCGACTTGTACTCGGATTGGAATCAAGTGAAATAG
- the pdxK gene encoding pyridoxine/pyridoxal/pyridoxamine kinase, producing the protein MTMPKALTIAGSDSSGGAGLQADLKTFQELGVYGMTAITTIVAMDPHNRWAHQVFPVDLATIEAQLETIIVGVGIDALKTGMLPTTDIIELAAHTIEKHGLKNAVVDPVMVCKGADEPLHPENTVCYRETLVPKATVVTPNLFEAAQLSGLPRIETIEDMKEAAGRIHELGARYVIVKGGRKIPHDYAVDVLYDGKTFELLESERIDTTYTHGAGCTFSAAIAAELAKGRPVKDAIATAKAFITAAIRHSFPLNEYVGPTHHGAYRRYGEQ; encoded by the coding sequence ATGACCATGCCAAAAGCATTAACCATCGCCGGTTCGGACAGCAGCGGCGGCGCCGGGCTGCAGGCGGACTTGAAAACATTCCAAGAGCTTGGCGTGTACGGCATGACGGCGATCACGACCATCGTCGCCATGGATCCGCACAACCGTTGGGCGCATCAAGTCTTCCCCGTGGACTTGGCGACGATCGAAGCCCAGCTGGAGACGATCATCGTCGGCGTCGGGATTGATGCCTTAAAAACAGGCATGCTTCCGACAACCGATATCATTGAATTGGCGGCGCACACCATTGAAAAACATGGATTGAAAAACGCGGTCGTCGACCCGGTGATGGTATGCAAAGGGGCGGATGAGCCGCTCCACCCGGAAAATACGGTGTGCTACCGGGAAACGCTCGTGCCAAAAGCCACCGTCGTGACGCCGAACTTGTTTGAAGCCGCGCAATTGTCCGGCCTGCCGCGCATTGAAACGATCGAGGACATGAAGGAAGCAGCTGGGCGCATCCATGAACTCGGGGCCCGATATGTCATCGTCAAAGGCGGGCGGAAAATTCCGCATGACTATGCCGTGGACGTCCTTTATGACGGCAAAACGTTTGAACTCCTCGAATCGGAACGGATTGACACGACGTATACGCACGGGGCCGGCTGCACGTTCTCGGCCGCCATCGCCGCCGAACTGGCCAAAGGCCGTCCGGTGAAAGACGCCATTGCCACCGCCAAAGCGTTCATCACCGCCGCCATTCGCCATTCGTTCCCGTTAAACGAATACGTTGGCCCAACGCATCACGGCGCTTACCGCCGCTACGGGGAACAATAG